In Salvelinus alpinus chromosome 36, SLU_Salpinus.1, whole genome shotgun sequence, the genomic stretch GGGTAAGGAAAATGGGATATATGAACAAAAGTTCCACAGGTAAAAGACCATGGtcgtgttcgagagcatcaaaacagtgatgcatcatgggaaaatgttgACTGACTGGTCAATATTGAGTAGTTAATTAGGATGCAAGGTGATTTTAATTGTAGGTCAGTCTGTCTACAAGTCAAGTTtggaggggtgggtggggtagTACAGAAAGTAAGGCTGTTTAGTGATGCCTCAGAGGTTGGTGGTGGTGAAGTTTTGGCGTGGGCCTCCCATCCTGCTGGTTTAGCCCAGATAAGACCCCATTTGTCAGGTTGTGACTGTCCCAGCCGCCCAGGGCTCCACCAGACAGAGCTGGATGAATATATTTGGCCAAGCAGGAAAAAAGGATTTAACTCCAGAGACTAAAACCCCAGAAAATCCCTCCCCTAAAGTCTCTACACAATTGTAATGCATGGTGAACAGGCTGGAGCAGAACATAGCCAGaggaagaggataggagagaCACAGGAAATAGCAATAAGACAGAAATGGAGAAAGAAGAGCATGGTACAGAATGACAGTCAGAAGGCTCCTGGACTATTTAAGGTCATTCACTTCAGGCTGATACTTCAGTTCACGCCACGTTTCATCAGCGCCATCAATGTTTAAAATAGTGTTAGTTGACTGAAAGACAAGAAAACTGTTTaaaaactttaaattgaaaaaaagatTTGCAGTTCCAATTAAGTGACAATGGCTATGAACAGCAGGATACTCTCCAATGAAATCTTGCAACACCGGTGCCTAATTACAGCACACCACCACGATGCAATTAAACCAGAAGTGTAGAACAATCAAGCCAGGGTTTAAATGGACATTTAATTGTAATATTTGATTTTCCATATACTGTTCCTGTTCAGTTGTGTATAGTGTATTATTGAACAGAAGTCTTCTTTAATATATACATGTTTTACAAGACATTATGTGCACATACAGTAGTTAGCTATGATTTAGAGAAGACTGCACTGtgaagtaaaaaaatatacaaaacatCAGCCAGCAGGTCTTCAAACAGGGGGATGACTGTCTATGGGATGTACCCGTAGCACGTAACAGTatgggatgtagccgtagcagtatgggatgtagccgtatgggatgtagccgtagcagtatgggatgtagccgtagcagtatgggatgtagccgtagcagtatgggatgtagccgtagcagtatgGGATGTAGCCGTATGGGATGTAGCCGTATGGGATGTAACCGTATGGGATGTAGCCGTATGGGATGTAGCCGTATGGGATGTAGCCGTATGGGATGTAGCCGTatgggatgtagccgtagcagtatgggatgtagccgtagcagtatgGGATGTAGCCGTATGGGATGTAGCCGTATGGGATGTAGCCGTATGGGATGTAGCCGTATGGGATGTAGCCGTATGGGATGTAGCATGTAGCCGTATGGGATGTAGCCGTAGCCGTATGGGATGTACCCGTAGCATGTAGCCGTATGGGATGTAGCCGTAGCCGTATGGGATGTAGCCGTAGCCGTatgggatgtagccgtagcagtatgggatgtagccgtagcagtatgggatgtagccgtagcagtatgGGATGTAGCAGTatgggatgtagccgtagcagtatgggatgtagccgtagcagtatgggatgtagccgtagcagtatgggatgtagccgtagcagtatgggatgtagccgtagcagtatgggatgtagccgtagcagtatgGGATGTAGCATGTAGCCGTATGGGATGTAGCCGTAGCCGTATGGGATGTACCCGTAGCATGTAGCCGTATGGGATGTAGCCGTAGCCGTATGGGATGTAGCCGTAGCCGTatgggatgtagccgtagcagtatgggatgtagccgtagcagtatgggatgtagccgtagcagtatgGGATGTAGCAGTatgggatgtagccgtagcagtatgggatgtagccgtagcagtatgggatgtagccgtagcagtatgggatgtagccgtagcagtatgggatgtagccgtagcagtatgggatgtagccgtagcagtatgGGATGTAGCAGTAGGGGATGTACCCGTAGCAGTAggggatgtagccgtagcagtaggggatgtagccgtagcagtatgggatgtagccgtagcagtatgGGATGTAGCAGTatgggatgtagccgtagcagtatgggatgtagccgtagcagtaggggatgtagccgtagcagtatgggatgtagccgtagcagtatgggatgtagccgtagcagtatgggatgtagccgtagcagtatgggatgtagccgtagcagtatgggatgtagccgtagcagtatgggatgtagccgtagcagtatgggatgtagccgtagcagtatgggatgtagccgtagcagtaggggatgtagccgtagcagtatgggatgtagccgtagcagtatgggatgtagccgtagcagtaggggatgtagccgtagcagtatgggatgtagccgtagcagtatgggatgtagccgtagcagtatgggatgtagccgtagcagtatgggatgtagccgtagcagtatgggatgtagccgtagcagtatgggatgtagccgtagcagtaggggatgtagccgtagcagtaggggatgtagccgtagcagtatgGGTAGTGAAGCTTGAAGCTTCATTCAAATTTGGGAGACGCGGGAGCGACAGTCCCAGTTCCCAACACCTCAGAGTTTTCCCCTCCACACGGCCGACATGCAATTTATACCGGAGCGATTAATGGTCATAGCACACCAAACACAAAATGATAGCACTTCAGGCGACAAGATTCTCCGGGGGAATCAAGTAGAAAGGCATCCAACGTGCGGTCAGAATCCGTCAAACTCAAATTCACATTTAAGTGACGGTTGAGTTGTCCTACATCTCCCTGTATAAATGTACCTTATCCGTAAGGGGTAGGTGGGCAGGTGTCAGAGGCAGTAGGACTCAACAGGCAACTCCCCAAGAAGTTCATCAAGGTCATCtgcacaacacagacagacaaattcaatcaaacaaacacacagggtgGAGCTGCTGATTGGTTTACCAAGATCATACACTATTATGCATATCCAAGTCCCACCTGCGTCCCAGGACAGGTCCAGTGGTGCAGCAGGCGGGCCCTGTGGAACACTAGAGGAGCCAGCACCAGAGTCTGCAGAGACCTGTGGGGCCCGAAcatcctcttcatcatcatcatcatcatagaacAACTCCATCTGAGACACAGGGGCTCCTGGGACACTGGAGGACTGATCAGGTGATTCCAACATTGGCTCCTACATTCAACAGTAGAGTTAGACAAACAAATTCAAAACATCTGTCAAGACACCAAGTTTTACTCATCAATGATTTGTCATTGTTACATCAAACTCCCAACAGCCTAGGATAACGACAAGATATCCTCCAGGCCTTGGTCGTGGTCTCTCACCAGGTGGAGTGGGGGCAGCTGGGTCTGTGTGGAGGACAGAGTCGAGCCGTCAGGAGGGTAGATCCTCAGGAGGTTGTTGGGTGTCACGTTCAGGTAGTGGTTACGGTGGGACGGAGAGAACACACCCACCTTCATGAAGAGACAACTAATTATGGGTCTACAGCTAACACAGTGCAAAAAATATCAACTTTACACACACAATTTCTTTTTGTGATTATATTGTGAGTAGCTCAAACATTTTGAAGAATCCAACAAATGTTTTGCAATGAAACACTGGTAAATAGTGAGGTGTGGAAGTCCTACCTGTTTGAGCAGCAGTACCGCCCCTGTCTTGAGCTCCCCTAGTCTGTCCTCTAGGAGGCGCCGGTGCACTGTGCCCTGCATCTCTcctacagtcagtcagacacacacatattACTACTGTGCTCTACCAGTGCAGTCAGAGCAAAACAGCATACccagccactgtgcttctgcatCGCTTGCTTTTTAGggctttaggctgggtatctgtatagCACTCTGTGACAACTGTGGATGTAAAAATGGCTGTATAAAatacatgtcaaatcaaatcaaatgtatttataaagcccttcttacatcagctgatatctcaaagtgctgtacagaaacccagcctaaaaccccaaacagcaagcaatgcaggtatagAAGCACGGTGATTGATTCATACCACATGGAGCACACTGATCACATTGTTCCTACTAATGACAACAGTGTAGTAATCAGTGCATCCCCCTCCAGGGGTAATCTGTTGACAGGTAGCACCAAGGGCCACACTTCAGGAAGGAAATGCACAGATGACTGAGACTTAATAGTCCGTGGTGATCAGCATGTAGCTAATACCCGTTCATTTGATGCTGATCCATAATGATAGAATCACTAATAAGCACAGCACTAAGGTTAAGTATCTACTTTAATAGATCTGCTCAGGAGTCCTCACGCTGGCTCTCCTGAGGCCATGAGGACCTGCTAGGTTCAAGCAGTActcagagagaaatagaggaacTGCAagaaaatgagagaaagagacagaaaaatgGAGGAAAGAGGGGCCTAGGGACAATGATACAAACCAGATGTCTTCCACTGAATCACATGGTGTGTGAAGCGAGTTCAGGTGAATTCTCAGTGGTGTACACACAAACCGCCAGCCACACACTCACTGCAATGGCTGTGTGACCACTTATACCTACAAGCACAACCTTACCACCAGTAGGCCTTACCTGTGGGATCCCTGAACACAGCCTTGGCATCAGCGTGTGTGTGGAGGATGCTCTTTAGTACCACAGCCATGTTGGGAACCTTGTTCTTCGCCAGCTGTTTCAGGGCcgcctgagtgagtgagtgagagagtgagagtgagagtaagagagagacagacagagacagagacagagagagaccttcGTATTAGAGCACTACAAAACAAGTTCAAACAACTGCCAATCATTAACTTTAATTAATTAAACAGCTCAATTACTCATGCAGAGTTGCCATTAGCAGTGGCACATTAAGACTGTGGAAAAACAACAGAATAACCATTAAGATGATTAATGTGTGATCATGTTTGGGATAATAACTACTAACACCCCAGGTACAGGCCTGTCATTTGTCCTGATTATACTGATAGACCTCCACCACAGAGACAAGGGCCATTAACATAGAGAAAAACACCCCATCAACTTCTATCAGGGAGGCTGCCCTGGGTGCAAAAAAACATGCTCATGAAGTCAAATTATGCAAACGGTGTTACGCAAGTGTTACATTTTTGCACCAGATGATATGGCATTTAAAGCTTCTAACATTAAATATGTTATGTTAAATTATGCATATTGTTGAAGGGTACATAGCCACGCACCGCCTGAACACTGTTAGCCTTTCAGTCACCTTTCATGCCATTTAAGCTACCATAGGCTGTGTAAATTGGATAACGCTAAATGTGCTGGTCACCTTGCGGAGTACCATGGCCACGCTGTAAGAGTGCAGAAAACAGGAGGAGTTCCTTTCGTCCAATCCCATCTCTGCCTTCATCGCTGCCCACGGACCTCCACTGAAATCCTCTTCCTCAGTCTGAGAGCTGGGAACCTGGACAGGTttttttacacacacaaacacagacacatcaCATGTTCATAAAGCAACATGATATAATAAATAATGGGCAAAAAAGGTTAATTAATATCATGATACATTCTGTAAATGTATAGGCTACACTGTATAGGCAGTACCTGACTGGGCGGTCGAGCCACGGCCCCATGTGCAGGTGTCTGAGGAATGGCCACCACAATGTCATCCAGGCTCTGCCCATGGAGCTGCTTTAAGGAGAGAGAATGGAACCCTGCAGTAGCTAAATATCACAACCAAGCACATTGCTGACTGCTGAGATTAGTTAGACTACAAATAAACAGATAGAGAGGCAGGTCGGGACAGAAGCAGAAAGAGACACACCTGTTGTGGTAGGATTCCTGCAGGCCCAGGGAAGCGGCGGGTATTGGGCCGGATGTGGTCAGAACGGGGTCTCTGGGGGGTCTTGTTGGAGTTGGACACCAGCTGAATCAAGTGGTTAGTGAAGACGGGTGTGTGGAGGGAACGGGGGGTGAGACTGGGGGAAGGCACGGGTCCACCAAACCTACTAGAGGGGGCTGGGGAGATGGGGTCAAAAAGGCTGCGTCCCTGAGCCAGAGGTGTAGCCCAGGGCCTCTGTACCTGGGAAGGAAGCACTCTGATTGGTCTAGGGGTCACAGGCCTGGGGAAGGGGCTGGAGGCCATGGTGAGGCCAGGAAACACTGGGCTCTGGGGTGGAGCTAGGAGGAAAGTAGCACTAGGATCAGGGTGTGGAGAGGGGAAGGGGCCAGGGAATGAGGACCTGTGGAGTATACTACTAATGGGAAGACCAGACGTTTGGTTAGAGGTACTGAATCCTCTCAGACCCACATTGGGCCCGGTTTGAGCACCACCACAGGCTGTGGGCCGTAGTCTTTTGGCTGGGGTTACAGAGTCATCGCTGGGCTTGGTTAGATCTGCAGCTGGAGCAGTTTCTCGGACCTGAGCCCAAGTGCTCATCTGTGGTTCACTTTCATCTAGGTCTGCCAGGTCAACATCCCAATCATCAAAGTCATCCTGCGGCGAGGGGGCCTCTTGCTGTCCTGTTGTGTTTGACTTCATCTGTTGAGCTGGTGAGGAGCTCTGTTGGGTAACTGTACACGGTCCCCTACTCAGTGTAGGAaggtggagagggggaagagggaatgAGGGCAATGGTTTAGATGTAGAGAGCTGTCTCAAACCCAAAGCAGCAGACTGTCCTACACTGCTTGGTGTTGCATTCTCTGACCCTGGGCCATTCGACAGGCCCCTATGGGCAAGTATGCCTTCTGTGGATGGTTGATGTGAGTTATTCTGGCCATAGGGGGCAGCAGGAGTTGATGCTGCAGTTGAACGGAGGAAACAGGACTGTGCTGCAGAGGACACTGTGCTAGCAGACACTGATGGAGCGGACCAGTCCATCTCAAGTAgatcctaacacacacacacacacacacacacacacacacacacacacacaaaattgtATAACTCATATTCAAAGAAAGCTAGAGGTGTAATATAAATTCATAAATAAATCGTTTCACATCAGTACTCTACATTACTTGTGATGTCAATCTGAGAATTTATACAGAAGGCTATAATCTGTCATAACTATCATATCAGCAGGTGGTAATCATTGACTGTGTAAATCAGTTTGCAGCACCTCATCATCGAAGTCCTCCCCAACGTTAAATAATCCATTCCACTTGCAAGTCTGTCGAATAAGAAAGACATCTTCAAATATAGCATCAACTAAGAAAGTGCTAGATGTAAATTACATTTCGCCAACTAGATGGCTGGCTAACACTGTTAGCTACGTGCCAAATTAGCTAGAAGCTTCTCTCATTTGTTAACTTGTGGCAGCCACCGACCTGAGGACCAGAGCTAGCAAACAAACATGACCTATTCTTACCATAGCAGTCATGCGATCTCGTGTCGAATGTCTTTTCTAACTGTCTATTTACATTGATACATAAGATCAATCGAAAGTGTAGATATAATTTAATTCAGCCATCCAGTACTTGCTACCGTAAAAAAAGTGTAACTTTTCAAGCAAAGCAAGGTGTTGTAAATGTGAGATTGGCACCGCCACGTTCAAGTAGAACGTAGTTACGTAATCAATGTTTACGTTGCGTGACGTTCGCGAGATGGGTCGTCACTTGTCGCCACCTGCTGACTATCTCAGTTAATGCAGTTCCCCGAATATCAGATTGCGTTCTATTTATAACAGGCACTAAACTTGTATAGGGGCAACAATATCTTGTGAAAGGACATTTGGACGTGTCTGTAAAACAGGTCATGAAGTAGTCGAAAGAAAATTACATTATCCACAACAGCAAATGTACTATATTTTGTATGGTAACTTACTTGAGTTCACATGAAAAAATTCTGAATTCACAGTGGTTACAAGTTCAAGGTGAGTACAATTCTATATTCACACAACATTGATACTATGTAAATGCAATCTTCAAAGACAAAATAAATTGTTgtctctgttgtctctgtctTGATTTTCGTTTAATATTGGCCATAACAGTAGGTTTTTAGTCAGTGTCTAAGTCAAATTTGCTGCACTGAGTCATGTTGTGCCCACTGTAAGCAACTAAAATTGGAACTGTTTCAAATGTGTTGCTCAAAGACCTCAGTGGGTTGCTTGAGATTCTGCTCCAGCTTTGGGTGTCATGTCCAGGGACACATTTGCCTTCAGCTCAGCCGCCTTGCATTCTCTGAAAGTGGATCAAGAGCTCCAGGAGTGGGAGGATAAGCGGCAGGCATTGGCTCACAGGAGGGCCATGAGCCGGCCACCTGTGTCCCGGGCCTCCAGACCCCCTCCCAGACAGCAGCGGGGCCTCCAGGAGATCCGGGTCTATGAGGCCCGATGCAGAGACACCACAATCCACAACACATTCATGTGTGGGGACATGAAGGGAGTGCATGCTGTGTTAAAGGACCCCTGCATGGTCAATGCACTGATGGAAACAGTACATGAAGAGATGGTGTGGGCTCCAGAGCTGGGTAGGTGCCAAACGCAGAGAATATAAACTCACTTTTACTGTATGCTTCACTGTTGTCTTTTTGTTAGACCTATCTGTGCCTTTCTTATAGATCTTCCAATCATTCCCCAATCACTGCTCATCGACTCTCTTTATTCTATCCTCTAAAGATACCTAAGCCTCTCTGGCTATGAGCATCTGCTAGGTAAATAATGTACATACTCTCTGTCCCTCTGACAGGGATGTGGACCATGAGCTCCAAGATCAAGCAGACATCTGCATTGCGTCTGGCAGCCAGCAAGGGACACTCAGGCTGTGTGGAGGAGCTGCTGTTTCGAGGGGCGGAGGTGGATGCTGACCCTGGTGGCAGCACAGCCCTGCATGATGCCTGTATAGGTGGGTATGACAGCTGTGTCCAGCTGCTGCTAGCCCACGGAGCAGACCCTGACCTGCTGGCAGAAGACGGCAGTGCACCCCTTCACCTCTGCAGCACAGCCCAGACATTTCAGTGAGTGACAGCGCCTTAGCCATACTGACACTATGCCTGGTGATCATTTCTATTATTTATAGATAAAGGAATGTTTCAAAAGTTATATGGCAGGTGGGTCTGTTGATGTGGGTGCTAATGAAAGATAAGATCATGAGGTTGTGTCTCTACTCTCTTCAGGTGTGCTGGGCTGCTGGTGACGGGTGGGGCAGAGGTCAATGTGTTCACCAGTGAAACAAAGCTAACGCCCCTCCATGTGGTGGCTCGTCGGGGTCTGGAGGAGCATGTGAAGCTCTTTCTGTCCCATGGAGCTGACGTGTCAGCCAGGAACCGTGAGGGGGAGACCCCCCTGAATGCAGCCTGTGCTGGGGCTGAGAGGCCTGCCGAGGCTGGGCGGTACCTCCGCGTGGTCCAGATGCTGCTGGGAGCTGGGGCTGACCCCTGCACTGCAGGCAGGAAACACCACACACCTCTACACAACGCCTGTAGTAACTGCAGCCCACGCATTGCAGAAATGTTGCTACAACATGGAGCCAAAGCAGATGTGCAGAACTGTGCAGGATACACACCCATGGACTGTCTGTTACAGGTGGGGTTAAGGGTGGGCCATATTGGGGGGGGGGCGGCAGAGGGAGCTAAGGAGAGTTCTGTGGTCAAAGTGTAAGATCCATTTGGACATAAGGTTATTTAGTTATATTTATAATTTTCATAATCAGTGAGTGGTAGATAAGACAGACGTATTCTCCTTCTCCTGTCTGCAGGTGGTGGAGGACTATCCAGACCAGCATCCTGAGGCTGTAGCACGCTCCCTCCTAAACCACGGGGCCAAGGCCGGTAAAAGCTTGGTATGTCAGGGTGGGCAATTGGAAAAGTGAGTTGGGCCAAGCTGGGTGTAAAAATGCCAGTTGGAGGCTGCATTTGGGCCCATTTAATTATATTTTATTGGGATGAAATGTGCACCAGCAAAAGCTTGATTTTATTTCATTTGGTGGCGCTATGAaaatgttttaaagctaattccctgcaattctacgtagacaaaatattttggggggcatgataataataataataacccaCAGATTTCCTCCATATAGATGCTGaagctctgcctcctctcccctgccacTCTGGAGGTAATGCTGAACTGCTATGCTGTGGTCCCTTCCTGTGAGGAATGGATGCAGTCTATCCCTCTTGAGATACATGAGGTTTGTTCTTTCCTCCGTTTTCAGCTCTCTCCTTCACTGCCTGAACCATCTAATGTCCTTCTTCCCTTTCCCTCACCATCTCTCTGTCCCCAGACGCACCAGGGTTTCTTTGACTCTGTGAGGCAGATGACTAGCCAGCCCCGCTCCCTGCAGCACCTGTGCCGCTGTGCTCTGCGCCGCCACTTAGGAAAAGGTATCGACGCAGCTATCAGTAGATTGGACATCCCCAGCTCTCTGATGGAGTATCTACTACTTCGGAATGAAGGGGAGATCCGGTGAATAAAGTGGAACACATGGGACAGAAGCcaagagagagaatgatttgCATTTACAATAACTAAAAGAATGGTTGCAATAATTTGTGTTTTCTGTATTAATTTATTAATAAATCAACTTTCTATTTTGCCTATGAAAATGGATACTATTTTTATGAACTAATTTATGTTCTTGTATGAATTGTATTTGTATGGACGATTGGTAGGAATGAAAAGACATCTCAGAATGTATGACTCTCAACTACTTCCCAGGCTGCTTCATCTGCACAGGTGAAAGCAACCACCCACTACAGGTATACTATTGCTTTCATCTGTACTCTATTTTCAGCACATGAAGGAGAGAGAATGcgaggagaggaagccacttttTAGTATTTTAGATGTATTTGTTTCCTTGCTTGTGCCCGTTTGCGTGCCAGCTACACAAGAGttggacgtcccaaggattcctGAAAACACCAACCGACCTACGTGCTGGTGGCGTAACGTCATCTGTGTTTATGTGGCCCTCTACTCCAGTTTTATTATCGGGGCTGTGGCTAAATTAGCATGGTAGCATGTCGTCAAACATGATTTGACTACATAGCAGGTAAGCGCACCTCTTATATTCAAATGCGCATATAACTGGTGTGTGCATTTAATAAGAACATCTATAGAAAGCATTTTGACAATGTAGTGAAAGTTAGCAAACGAAGGTCGTCCTTGTTGctattactagctagctagcttacctaATACCTAGCTAGTAACCTACCAATATGTCTTCTAACGTTAGCATAAACATTGAAAAACACTTTTCATCTGTATCTAGCTAGTTCTTCAACGGATGCACAATGTAGTAGTAAACACATTAGTGACATGTTTTAACTGGGTTGACATTAGTTAGATGGTTAGCTACGGTTTGCTAGCTAACTTTTGTGACAATATTGCCAGGCCATCACTTACGAAACTATAGACGGTTGCTTTGAAGTAGCACTTAATCTCTGTACCTGACAGTTGTAGTACAGGTCTCTGTCCCTGACAGTTGTAATACAGGTCTCTGTCCCTGACATTTGTAATACAGGTCTCTGTCCCTGACAGTTGTAATACAGGTCTCTGTCCCTGACAGTTGTAATACAGGTCTCTGTCACTGACAGTTGTAATACAGGTCTCTGTCACTGACAGTTGTAATACAGGTCTCTGTCCCTGACAGTTGTAATACAGGTCTCTGTCACTGACAGTTGTAATACAGGTCTCTGTCCCTGACAGTTGTAATACAGGTCTCTGTCCCTGACAGTTGTAATACAGGTCTCTGTCCCTGACAGTTGTAATACAGGTCTCTGTCACTGACAGTTGTAATACAGGTCTCTGTCACTGACAGTTGTAATACAGGTCTCTGTCCCTGACAGTTGTAATACAGGTCTCTGTCCCTGACAGTTGTAATACAGGTCTCTGTCCCTGACAGTTGTAATACAGGTCTCTGTCACTGACAGTTGTAATACAGGTCTCTGTCCCTGACAGTTGTAATACAGGTCTCTGTCCCTGACAGTTGTAATACAGGTCTCTGTCACTGACAGTTGTAATACAGGTCTCTGTCACTGACAGTTGTAATACAGGTCTCTGTCCCTGACAGTTGTAATACAGGTCTCTGTCCCTGACAGTTGTAATACAGGTCTCTGTCCCTGACAGTTGTAATACATGTCTCTGTCACTGACAGTTGTAATACAGGTCTCTGTCCCTGACAGTTGTAATACAGGTCTCTGTCACTGACAGTTGTAATACAGGTCTCTGTCACTGACAGTTGTAATACAGGTCTCTGTCCCTGACAGTTGTAATACAGGTCTCTGTCCCTGACAGTTGTAATACAGGTCTCTGTCACTGACAGTTGTAATACAGGTCTCTGTCACTGACAGTTGTAATACAGGTCTCTGTCCCTGACAGTTGTAATACAGGTCTCTGTCACTGACAGTTGTAATACAGGTCTCTGTCCCTGACAGTTGTAATACAGGTCTCTGTCCCTGACAGTTGTAAAACAGGTCTCTGTCCCTGACAGTTGTAGTACAGGTCTCTGTCCCTGACAGTTGTAGTACAGGTCTCTGTCCCTGACAGTTGTAATACAGGTCTCTGTCCCTGACAGTTATAAAACAGGTCTCTGTCCCTGACAGTTGTAGTACAGGTCTCTGTCCCTGACAGTTGTAGTACAGGTCTCTGTCACTGACAGTTGTAATACAGGTCTCTGTCCCTGACAGTTGTAATACAGGTCTCTGTCCCTGACAGTTGTAATACAGGTCTCTGTCCCTGACAGTTGTAATACAGGTCTCTGTCCCTGACAGTTGTAAAACAGGTCTCTGTCCCTGACAGTTGTAAAACAGGTCTCTGTCCCTGACAGTTGTAGTACAGGTCTCTGTCCCTGACAGTTGTAGTACAGGTCTCTGTCCCTGACAGTTGTAAAACTGGTCTCTGTCCCTGACAGTTGTAGTACAGGTCTCTGTCCCTGACAGTTGTAGTACAGGTCTCTGTCCCTGACAGTTGTAATACAGGTCTCTGTCCCTGACAGTTGTAATACAGGTCTCTGCTCATAGGCTTTCTACTCATATGTATCTATGCACTATTTTCACTTCTCTTTTGCTTTTCAACAGACACTAAGCACAGAGATGGCGGTGTGTGCACTGACAATGGACGGGATGGGAGACGAGGTGGCTGCAGTAAGCGGTGTGTTACTTCTGGTCTTGGCCCTGGTCCTGGCTTGGCTCTCCACGCAAGTGGCAGATCGGGGAGACCACATCCTGAGCACCATACTTACAGTCGGAGCCCACGCCTCTCTAATCGGGCTGGGGGGCCATGACAGTTACAGTGGAGGGCCACCCAGTGCAGACACCCCAGAGCAGCAAACACCTCCACCCTCCCAGGAGAACAAGCCAGAGGAGGGGGAGCCTGGGTCTGAGAGGGAAGATGGTGAGGGAACAGGAGAGGGGGCTGGAGTTGACCTGCTGTTGAATATCCAGGGGAAGAAACCTCAGACATACCagcctgatgatgatgatgaagatgatgaggaagaggatgactATGAGGAAGAAGAGAAGGTTCAGAAGCTGAGCTCAGTGGTCTCCTGCACCAGCATTACGGTTCGTTTGAAGTTCCTGAATGACACAGAAGAGGTGGCAGTCCTGAGTCCCCAGGATACAGTGGGTCTACTGAAGAGGTTAGTATGATATGGCAGCTCTCATTATACATTTTCTGTGTTTA encodes the following:
- the LOC139565262 gene encoding transmembrane and ubiquitin-like domain-containing protein 1; the encoded protein is MAVCALTMDGMGDEVAAVSGVLLLVLALVLAWLSTQVADRGDHILSTILTVGAHASLIGLGGHDSYSGGPPSADTPEQQTPPPSQENKPEEGEPGSEREDGEGTGEGAGVDLLLNIQGKKPQTYQPDDDDEDDEEEDDYEEEEKVQKLSSVVSCTSITVRLKFLNDTEEVAVLSPQDTVGLLKSKYFSGRERQIKLIYQGQLLQDPKRTLLSLNISHNSVIHCHVSQVLREASPEEAARSGASGGIRAAGLALSTSSLVVPVFVVMLAVVWYFRINYRQFFTAPATISLVGVTVFFSFLIFGMHSR